Genomic DNA from Cydia fagiglandana chromosome 3, ilCydFagi1.1, whole genome shotgun sequence:
tgTTTTCGTTGCCGCGCCCAAAAGTAAAGTTAAGACTCGATAAATTTTATACAGTTATTTTCATATCAAATCTTTTTGCAATAAATATGCTGTTGTAAAGGCACATTTCTCTAAAATTCTGTTGTATTTTATGTTTATCACCATTTAATGATAGCTACCTTCTCTCCGGACAATCACATAATATTTAACTATCACatactataatatatttaatcacAATAATAACGTGAATTAGAACACCACGTACTTACATGAAGTAACGTAATTAAACTTGTGAAATGATTTCTTATAAATATTGAAATCTAATAAAAACACATTGCATAAAAATGTTGCAAAGCTAAACGATTTTTAACACACCCTTCACTTAGCACAAGGTAGGCTTCAGGTTGGAAGTACCCgcataatatttacataaatgtatCCTTAAGCAATTTATGTAAACGATGCGCATGTAATTCCTTAAACTATAGGGGTTGGGAAATTGTCTCTACAtggtttaatattatttttcttcCGTGAAACGTGGTGTATATCTCAACAAATTTGTGTGCGGGCCTTTTGAGTTGTTGGCCTGAGCAAAGCGAGAATACGTTCATAGAGACGCTATCTGAATATGAAAATGTTAGCCCGATGAAGGATATTCAATGTCAAAGAAAACAAGTCTGGAGGTCTGAAGGGAAAAGCTTGCCTAAGCAAACTGAAGTGGTTGGGTCTTAATGGCACTATATTTACGTATGCCAGTATACTCATATATTATGTAGCTATAGCCGACCGTGCAATATTATTTCTACACGGATCGGATCACTGTACGAGTTTTAGATATTATGGAGAGAAAAGTACACTGAAAACCAACTTCGGGTACCTACATCATATGGTAACAACGAGTATAATAGTCAAGTTGATGTTTGACATTACCACAAAATAACTATCTACTGCTAATAATAAGAattatttattgcatttctgTGTAATTTGTAATCCTGATAcaatttattagttttaacAGTTAGTTCTACTGCTAATTAAATATTAGCttgctaaaataataataaataaatgtgggCACTAGCTGCCTCTTCAATCAATATTGTTCATTTATGTGTTTAACGTTGGCTCTTCTTTGCACAGCGAAAAATTCGGCACAGCCTACCTAACGAGCTTAATACATTTCGCAAAACGCAAACGTAGCAAGACTGACAAAAATCATTTGACATATAAAGAAATCCAATTATGGGGAATAACGAGACCCCGATTCTGAACACGGAAATTCTCTttggaatattaaaaaaaattactgcgTAAATACTAAGGCTCGTTGCAAAACTCCGCTTCATTCCCGAGGCATTACTGAATCATCGTGTAGCGACAGCAGGCACATTTTCCGACACAGAACAGCAGGGTCGGTTATTTAATAGCATTTAAATAACGCTATTCTTTCATCAATAAGTATCAGTTTCATgaataaattactttttttattaaaataaataccctATAGTATTTTACTTGTAGATGTAAGTAAAAGTTCACAACTAGGCCTATTTTTCTCCACTCGAACCTTAGTTTCTCCGCAAGTCGACAATTGTAAGCAGTAAGTAACCATCTTGATACACCTTTTAGATATAAATTCTATAAGCATGTCAGCGCAATTCTATTTAAGTTTAGTAAATTGCTATCTAAAATAGATAAAGCAATATTATGACAAACAAATTTCTAAACACATTGTTTTCGCCCAAGTTTGGCACGAAACTCCCACATTAAAACACAGTTTGCTGAAGCTTAACAAATTGAAATAATCCTAAGTCTCTTAACGTCATAAGCTTATATGTCCTTATAGATTAGAGAGCTATTGTTCCCGGAAAGCGATATATTGTACCtgtaattaaagtttgtagCAGATAACATCAACTGATTACGATCACAACCTCATACATTACTTATTTCGTTCATTGCAAAAACAATCTTAATAATACAGCATAAAGTTTACGTTCCAAAATTTGTCAGATTACTATTTGAGTTTTTGATATAAATACCTCATGTTAGTTGCTATTGAAGCAACTACTTAATTATCAGGATAAGATCCTGGGAGTGGGGACGCAAGTGGCTTTAAGGATATACTGCTCTTGACCTCTCCTTGATCTTTACTGGTAATATCAGAGATACTTCAAACAGGGATTGTGTAAGAGTTTAATTGGATTACTTACAAGTGGGTGGATATAATTGAATAATATGTTTAGTAATTTTCTGCTACGTAAATAGTAATTGAGGTTTAAAAAAGCCTAAGGCTTACAAGAGGTAGAGGCATTAATTATGTTTTTGGTAAAGGGTCCCTATAAAATTAAAGATATTGATTATATAATTGATTATTCTGAATATGAATTTatgttaggtatattttaaatttaggtacttatacttattCTAAATTGAAACTGCATAGTATCTATAAACTATGCAGTTTCTATGCAGCCTatgctccgtcacacaggcgcgttatgcgggcggcgcgtgagcggggcgcgccgcttttacataattataaaacgctcacgccgcgCTCAAGCCCCGCCCGGacaacgcgcctgtgtgacgaaacCTGTAACTATTTCAAAAGTTTAACGTTGATAAACAGTCATAACTTCTTAAGATTATATAATGGTAGTTTATCGTTTTTCCTCTGGATTCTATAattatactagcgacccgccccggctacACACGGGTAGTTAGTTCAACCAATTTACACAAAACCTAACCAAATTATACACCTCAACCTACCACCTCAATCTTCCACGAGAATCACTCTATTTaataagtgaaaaccgcataaaaatCCGCTCAGTAGTTATCGAGTTTAACACGAACACACATACAAACATGTATAGATAGACATGACgggggactttattttataatatgtactGAAACTGGAACATTTACCGCTGCTAAACGTTTGAGGGGTTTGAGGTGTTTACACGACGTTATTCTAATTTTAAGCTCCACTGGGCTCAGACAAAAGACTCAAAAACAATAAGTGGTAACAAAGAAGTCGTAAAACGTGAGAATGAACAGCTAACTTTGAGCgaagtaaaaatataaattaattaacacGTTTGCTTTTTGAAAAGACGTTTTTGTTAGACTTGCTCGTAGAATAACATAAGACATACGAGCCCaaatgcatatgttttcgtctagtcagACCATTTTTTGGGGTTCTCGCGtttgtacaaaaataatgttttagtttaaaaatcactgatatttaatgcttatactaatgtatgtagtttaattttatatagtAAAATTCTACAATATAACTATAAAAGCTGcagcagcagtgctgtaggacAGAACAATATGATATGGACAACCTTTTTGAAACGTacattttttcagcaataagtctcaagtaattttattatacgatcaaaataaaccagattaaactttactatttattatggttcccattactgggtcattttatgttcatgtgtaaaatttattagaaTAAACAAATTTGTTGTGTGGAACTAGACGAACTAATTTGCATCGGGCCTCGTATAGTTATATAATAAGCCGCAATTTTTCTATGGATATTATACACGCAATTACTACAAAATGAACTTGCTACCCATTGATGATAAACACGGCATGATTCACAATATAACAAACAactttattttgaaataaatgttttgtgTTGTCTAATACAAACTATACATGTAGGTTTTGGAATTACATAGTTTCTAAACCTAATGTTTTATCTGATATGGCATATGTTCTAAAAGATTAGGAATTTAATGTGTCAGTGGCGTTACTTACACTGATGATTGTGCCTCGATTctacaacaaaaaaaaagattgaTTTATACAATCTATATCAATCTATCTAtactaatattaaaaatacataataactgTTTGTCGGTCTCATATTCTTTAACAGCTTTCCGACTGAACCGCATTAAAATTTAGCTCGGAAAGCTTAACTGAAGTAGATTTGGACTgccaaaaataaacataattgtttttttttaatttgcagtCTATCACCCTCATGTCTTGAGGAAGGGAGAGGAAATGACAGACACGCAGGCGGAGCCGAGGGAAGAGCTAGTAGCTGTAGCTACTTTACCtaccttttatattaatattataaatgtgaatgCAAAATTAACTTTGTCTGTCTGTTAACCCATTTATGGTAACTAAAATTTTGGCATAGTCTACATAAAGGTGTACTTAAAAGTGGTCGTTGTCTACCAACAAgttgatgatgttgatgaaTTGTATAATCTAAGAATCTAATCACATAATCACAACCTGTTTGCAACGAATATTGCGGTACTTTGGCCATGTTGCACGCAGGGATACCAGCAATTTGGAACGCCTTATCGTGACCGGTAAAATAGAGGGAAAAAGGCCTAGGGGTAGAAGTCCCAAAAGATGGTCGGACCAAATAGCGGAGGAACTAAAAATACCTGTCAGCGACGCACTCCACCAAGCTACAGAACGGGACCGATGGAGACAACTAGTTGACGGAATcaaacggagtcacgatcctcagcaatgagggaccgattgaagagGGAGAAGAATCTAATACTTGCCATCTGTCAAATGCTAAGACCATACAATTCTTCTACAATCAATATATCCTTAGTAAAAACTAAGCCGAATGAGAATTCACTaataaagtttatatttttaagaagaTATAGTACAGTCGCAATCAGATATACAAGAGCtgccgaggtgctcacaaatatctgaccatgcactctaacgccttgaatagaggcgtgtttagatatttctgagcaccttggccgctccgatatatctgatggcgactgtacacaaaaacattgtaaagcctgaccagtaataagtatatgatcattgtcaagagggcgttGTTATTCCCAGGGTGACAGTTCAGTTTAGTATGAAACAATTAGTTCCAgcgaaattccgcaacatggcgcgtgatcatatattcctggtcaggctttatgtaagtaatatttactttgtgttcaagatatttattttagcagCGCAGGCTGCACGAAGTAGCCAGGTTTGGGTGGCTCACTGCAGAGGCTTGTTAACCCGCAGCTGGGTTCCGCGGCAAATCTGCCACTCCTGTATAACAAATGGCAATTAGTTTATATCATGTCTAAGATAggtataagtaaatattataggacaatttacacagatcgatacatatagatacatataatacagtaaaattatacattttgcgtttgcgtcaaatccggtagttctgattttttgcagacgtgtttatgatgttggcccaatgaataatccaagtttgtgattTCGAGCGCTGAACgcaacgcaactttgtcaaatatCGAAAAATGTTCGGTTTTCTTTTAGATTTGggtgattataaccctaaaggactagtttttgatagtactttccttagacgtttttaaagaagactaaatttgctacaataagagaTTAGAACTGTCTCTGTAGATTGAATAGTTTTCGAGATAAAGGCTTTcaaaattttgatatttttgaaattgagcTCGTAAGCTAAGTGAGTGCAGTGAGTATGCACTTTTGACTCAGGCGATGCAGCTTGGCACGATCGTTCCTAAGGTCAAACAAAGCTGATTTGGCCCAGTAGCTACGAGATCGTACCGTGcctaccccccaaaaagggagaGGAAACGgattttttatcaaaatcggttcatccgtttcatTGCGTTGGcttttattatgtaaattaaatactacCGAGGTCCAGCTTGAGGTATTCCGCCGTTCCTTATGGTACAAATAATCTCCGCAACATCACACACCGTAACGTCTTcctgcaaaatttacaataATTTCATTATAAGACGAATTTATGCTTGTCATGCCGTATTCTTGAATTAGGTATTAATAGACATAATTAATACCTATCAAAgatatttttagcattttttcatTCGAAATGATAAACCTATTTACCTACAGTCAGCAGGAGAAGtggctaagcgggccaggtgttcacaatgatcttgacgcgactttattgttaaaagaaaaagcgcgtgtcaaggtaattttgaacacctcgcccgcttaccaacttctgctgctgactgtacatataatttACATGAACGATGAGAAAATGCGTAGTTAAAAGTATTATAAGGTGGACTGATGTAAATCGAATCAACTACTAATTTGCGCGACCAGTAGTACGACCGTATAGTTACTTTTCAGGGAAAAAAACAGTTGGTATTTGAATTCCTTTACCCTATAATGCCACCCGGGCATaggcaatattaaaaaaaaagtattatccGATTCGCCTTTTGATCCGATTCGCCTCGGCGTACCATACTCACGTAATAATCATCTTCTACGATGAGCACCGGCGCATTCGCGCACGCGCCCGCGCATTGCACTTTATCCACGCCGAATAGCCCGTCGTCGGACACGTGGCCCGCCGTGCACCCGCACGCCTGCTCCGCGGCCTGCAGGATCGTGTCCGATCCCATGATCATGCACGGCGTTGTCGTGCACACCTTCACGTGGTACTTGCCTTTGAAAGACCTACAAtgattaagacgaaacaggagttGAGTTTTAAACTTGTTAGGTAAATATACTCGTCTTGCTGACGATGACGGAAGCGGCCCCTAAAACTAATGCtccgtaaaaatctcaaaaatcgaggtttcgtactcgactgtttcctcctccaaaacttaacttatctaaatgattatgaaattatctgtgtcgtactgttttgcttttttggctaattgatatcagttttgaatacaacgcctctcattgcggcatagtcattgaggccattttggccagttttgaagggctctagcgccttaaaaaacaaaaatattaaaaaaggcaaaacggtccgacacagatattaacaatattaatctgtgttgaaaagatcattgctctagcttcaaaccccacgaaggaaacagtcgagtacgtttgtatggagaaatgaccactcctgttggctcttaaaggaATCAGCGGCCCGCGAGcgtccctggctattttgtatgtaataataatattgacaaacgacaatgtctgctaaacgCGACAACTTCGTTAACTATAATGTGGCCTTTGGCTGCTAAAacgttgccgaccgctgccttagATGCATGAAGTatcaatattcaaaataaaacaataaattcaCTTACAATTTAGAATTTATATCGATATAACAAAGTCTTAGTTAAT
This window encodes:
- the LOC134680541 gene encoding NADH dehydrogenase [ubiquinone] flavoprotein 2, mitochondrial-like, whose product is MFILKKYALPNLAHFRKISRTAILSSDELVVHRDSEDNNETTPFEFTDANMIRLQAIIKNYPIGSARSALGAALDLVQRQMGWVPISAMHKVAAILGVPRMRVYEYATFYTMVKRSFKGKYHVKVCTTTPCMIMGSDTILQAAEQACGCTAGHVSDDGLFGVDKVQCAGACANAPVLIVEDDYYEDVTVCDVAEIICTIRNGGIPQAGPRSGRFAAEPSCGLTSLCSEPPKPGYFVQPALLK